From the genome of Cytophagales bacterium WSM2-2:
ATTCCATTGGGTGTACCCACTTTCGGATTGAACCTGTCAAAGCTGATAACAACACCACTAAGCAATAACTGCGGAATAATCAGGATAGGAATCAAAATATAGATCGTTACTGCAGAATCAAAAGCTGACGATATATTCAGTCCGAGAATATTTGCGAAACACGAACATGAAAAAAGAATTAGCCAGTAACGCATTTCTGTGAAAGGAATTTTTAGCAACGCATTACCTACCAGGATGAACATTACTGTTTGAATTGCAGAAAGCGAAAACAGGATTATCACCTTGGAAACAAAATAACTGCTTTTGCTGAGGTGAAGGAACTGCTCGCGTTTGAGGATTTTCCGATCCCTGAAAATTTCCTCCGCACTTACAATCAGCCCGACAAACAATGCCACTACAATGCTCATGAAAAAATACACCGGGATATTGGCATTATCATAGAAAGTATAGGATGATCCCTCCGCTCCTATGGCATCGTAATATCGTACAAAGTATCCGATGAATAGCGCCAACAACGGAGTCAGCAACAGGTTTACCGTCAGGTATTGTTGATTGGCAAATTTCGATTTGACATCACGAAGGATAAACACCTGCAACTGTTGCATCCAATTTGGGATTTTCTGCACAGTGGGTAGCGTGTCGCTTACTTCTTCAATTTTCGGAATCCTGATTTTCTGTTTGAAGTATTGATACCACTGTCCGGGAGAAACTTTCCGCGTATGCGTGAACCGGCCGTATTCATTAACCACACGCGTCTCGATGATATTGAAAACCTGCTCCGGGTTGATGTTACCACACTCGGGACAGGCTCCCGGAGATTTGTTAGCCGCGTTGATGATGTTTTGAAAATAATTGACAGACTCAATAGGATTGCCGTAGTAAATCTGGAATCCTCCGACATCGAGAATCAACAGCGTATCAAACATTTTGAAAATGTCTGAAGACGGCTGGTGAATGACCACAAAGATCATTTTGCCGCGAAGGGTCAATTCCTTCAGCAGGTCCATGATATTTTCAGAATCCCGCGAGGAGAGCCCTGAAGTAGGTTCGTCTACAAAAAGAATAGTTGGTTCACGAAGCAATTCCAGTCCTATGTTCAGGCGTTTCCGTTGTCCACCACTGATTGTCTTCTGCAAAGGTGAGCCAACCTTTAAATCTTTGATTTCTGAAAGCCCGAGGTTCGCCAGCACATTGTCCACCACTTTGATAATCTCCTGATGTGTATAGTGCCTGAAACATAACCTTGCCGAATAGTACAAATTCTCATACACGGTCAAATCCTCCATCAGCAGATCGTCTTGTGGAATGAAGCCGATCACGCCCTCGATTTTCTGAGGATGCTGGTAGATATCGATACCGTTAACTAAGACTCGTCCGCTGGATGGTTTTTCGGAGCCATTGAGGACGTTGAGCAAAGTAGATTTGCCCGAGCCGCTCCCTCCCATCACTCCGATCAGTTTACCGCCGGTTTCGGCAATGGAAACATTCTGCAATCCGGCTCTTCCGCTTTTAAAATGATAGAACACGTGGTCTGCAACAAAGCTGATTCGGGTGTTACTTTCCTGTGTTAAAAACTTACTGACTACATCACTGTAATAAATCGACTCAATCTTTGAACCGCGAATAGTACTTCCTGTTGGAAATACGTCCACCCTCCTGGACTTCAGCGGCAAGCTATTGAGATACAATGGAGTAATTCCCAGGTATTTGATAAAATACGTCTCAATATCGGTGAGACGCAGGATGGCGATCATACCGGAAATATTCTTTGCCGTCAGATGAGGTCCCTGATGTTCTACAGACTCCGGGCTTTCGTCAATGATCAAAACATTTTTTGAAAGGAGCTCTTCTGCATCATGACCAAGAACAAAAGCACGCATGGCGCGAAAGTCCTTAGCAGGAATTTTCAGTGCCTCTCCTATATAAAAAATCAAATTGCTCTGACGCTCCGACAACTCATCGCCTACAAAAACCAATTCAATGATCTTGATAACCAATACCGCCTTCTGCTGCATCGTAAGAGCCTGATTCACTTTACGGGCGATCTGAATAATCTGAGACCAGTCGTCAACAAACTCCTGGGTTGCTTCATCTACATTGGCGATCTGTGATGCTGCCGGTTTATTCGCTTTGCAAAAATCATCAAATAGCGAGAGGTAATACCTCACGCCATCCTGGTTCAGGTGAAGGGAAAGGAACTCCTTGATAATCGACCGCTCCTCATCCGTGATGCGTTCCTTCGCCACGATGGCAAAAAACTGGATGATCGCTTTTAGTAGTTCCTCACTCATTTAGAAGTTGAAAGTTATGATCCGAAAACGCGCAACAAAAAATTAATGTTCCTTCTCTCCGTCTAAAGAAAGAACGTAGCGCGCCATTTTTTCGGCATCAGCTTGTGAAATATCTCCATGAGGCGTCATTTGAATCGGACCCCAAACATCCTTGCTGCCTTTTATGATTTTTCCTGCCAGGTATTCTACGTTGGCCTTGGTAAACTCGTATTTCTTGGCAACGTCCGTATGTGCAGGACCGATAATTTTATTGATTTTGTGGTGACATGTTTTACAATCGCTGGCTTTCACCAGTGATTCGCCTTGAGCTACTACATCAACAGCTTCTGGTTTTGTTGCATCCTCAGTTGGTGTGTAATCTTCTGCACTCTTTTTTTCTTTTGATCCACATGAAAAAATGATGAGAGAAACGACAAGTGCTAAAAAATAAAACTTCTTCATAATTATAGTTAGTGGTTAAGAGATTCCTAAAATTTTACGGTTGAGCTTCGGATCTTTTCCTGCGGAAGCAAAATCATCAAACGCCTTTTCGGTTACTTTAATAATGTACTCCTTGATTCGCTCGGCTCCCTCCTTGGCACCTTGCTCCGGATGCTTAATGCAACACTCCCATTCCAATACTGCCCAGCCTTCAAAATCGTATTGAGCGAGTTTCGAAAAAATAGATTTGAAATCGACTTGTCCGTCACCTACAGAACGGAAGCGCCCGGGCCTGTTGATCCAGTCTTGATAACCTCCATAAACCCCGCTCTTTCCTGATGGATTAAACTCCGCATCTTTTACGTGGAACATTTTAATGAACTCATGATAAAAGTCGATGTACTGTAAGTAATCCAGTTGCTGTAAAACAAAATGACTTGGATCATAAAGGATATTCGCTCTCGAATGTTTTCCGGTCGCTTCCCAGAAGCGTTCGAAGGTGATGCCATCGTGAAGGTCTTCGCCCGGGTGAATCTCATAACAAACATCCACTCCTGCTTTGTCAAATGCATTTAAAATCGGAAGCCATCGTTTAGCCAGCTCTTTGAAACCGTCTTCAACCAAACCTGCAGGTCGTTGTGGCCAGGGATAGACTGTGTGCCACATCAGTGCTCCTGAAAAAGTTGCGTGTGCATTTAGTCCCAGGTTTTTACTTGCTTTTGCGGCTAGCTTTAATTGTTCAATTGCCCAAGCCGTCCGTTCCTTAGGTTTGCCATGAACTGATTTTGGAGCAAAGCCATCAAACATCACGTCATAAGCGGGATTCACAGCAACAAGCTGACCTTGCAAATGGGTTGACAATTCAGTGATCTGTAATCCGCATGACTCTACCGTCTCTCTTAACTCATCCGTATAGTCTTTGCTTTCAGCAGCCAGTTTCAAATCGATAACGCGTGCATCCCAGGTTGGAATTTGCACGCCAACAAAACCGAGCGATGATGCCCACTTACAAATTGATTTTAAGTTATTGAACGGAGGTTCATCACTTAAGAACTGAGCAAGAAAAATCGCAGGGCCTTTGATGTTCTTCATTGCCACAAATTACACCAAAAGAGTGACCTACAAAAAAAGAATTTTGCGAATACGCGTGATGTGATTTGATTCTTTTTAACTCCAATTATTCACTTTAAGAAAAAGACTTGTCAGCGCCCAAAATCATCTTGTACTCTGACGATATCATTTTCATCCGAAGGGTTGTTAGCATCAGTATGTCTCCATATTTCAGCGATCACGCCCCAGCCTCCGGGTAAACCCAGAAGTCTGTGTCGTTGTCCTTGTGTCAATTGAATGATCTCTTCCAGTGCAAGTTCCCTCCGTGGGCCTTCAACATCAGTATCGCTAGTCACCACACCGGCAACACCCGCTATCAGTTTCCAAATCTCGGCTCTGCGATGATGATATTGCCACGAAAGGCGCTGCGATGGCGCCACCACTAAAATCTTGGGACTGAGCTTCCCGGCAATTTTCAAGTCAGAAGCTTTAAGATGCGGAAAGTAAAGTTTTATAAAATGATCGGCCTGCGATTCGTCTAAAACAAAGAAACCTCCCCACGGTCGTGAAAAGTCGCGTGAAGCAACGTTTAACTTAATTTCTTTCAAATAATCTTCAATGGATTTCATTACATCCTCCTTCGAGGACGTTGCTACTGTGTTCACTTTTATCATACGAGTTTAACTTAATCTATCCAGTCAGCCACGAACAAATTTGTATTGCGCGTGCCACCGTTGTTTCGATTTGATGAGAAAATAATCTTCTTTCCGTCCGGTGAAAACATCGGAAAAGAATCGAAGGCTTTATCAAAGGTAATTTGCTCCAATCCTGTTCCATCTTCATTGATCATAAACAGGTTGAATTCAAATCCTCGTTTGCCTTTATGGTTAGAGCTGAAGATAATTTTCTTTCCTGACGGATGATAGAATGGTGCCCAGTTTGCTTTGCCAAGATTGGTTAGCTGTTTCAAATCTGTTCCATCCACATTGCAAGTGAATATCTCCATTGCCGTTGGAGCCACCAATCCTTGCTTGAGGTAATCCTGATATTCTTTTTTCTCAGCTTCTGTTTTAAAACGGGATGCCCTGAAAACAATCTTTTTTCCATCCAGTGAAAAGAAAGCTCCGCCATCATAACCAAGTTCGTTGGTAATCTGTTTTACATTCTTTCCATTGATATCCATCACATACAAATCAAGGTCACCGTTGCGCGTGGAGGTGAAAACAATTTTATCACGTTTCGGAGAAATAGTAGCTTCAGCATCGTATCCCGAAGTTTCTGTCAGGCGCTTCTTTACATTTCCTTTAAGGTCTGCTACGAAAATATCGTAACTGTCATAGATTGGCCACAGGTATTTTCCTCCAGGTGTGCGCTCCACATCTTTTGGGCAGTCCTTCCCTCCTAAATGCGTTGAGGCATAAAGAATTGATTTCCCGTCAGGCATAAAAAAAGAACAAGTGGTTCTCCCCATACCCGTACTAATCAACTGTGGCTTGCCTCCTTTGCTCAAATCCGTTCCTTCCAGCGGCATATAGAATATCTGGTCACAACTTAATCCCCAGTCTTTGTTATTAGACTGAAACGTAATGTTCTTTCCATCGAAGCTCCAGTAAGCTTCGGCATTGTCGGCACCGAAAGTGAGCTGTCTTACATTTTTAAAGTGTTTCTCGCGTGCGTAATGGATTGAATCCGCTGCAACAATGGCTGACTGCTTAGTCGATTGAAATGAGATCAAAAACGGAGCGAATAATAAAACAAGAACTGCTTTTTTCATTGATGATAAATAAAACTTGATTTTAAACTTTAGCAACTTTTGCTTCTTCTTCTTTGAGCACTCTGCGCAAAATCTTTCCAACGTTGTTTTTGGGAAGCTCTGTCCGAAAGACAAAATGCCTCGGTACTTTGTAGTTGGTCAAATTCTCGTGGCAGAATTTACGAAGCTCATCTTCTGACAAACTTTGATCACGCTTCACGATAAATGCCTTAATAGCCTCTCCGGATTTTTCGTCTGGAACGCCAATGGCCGCAACCTCCAAAACCTTAGGATGTGATGCAATTACGTTTTCGATTTCATTAGGGAAAACATTGAATCCCGATACCTTGATCATGTCCTTCTTCCGATCGACAATCTTAAAGTAACCGTCTTCGTCCATAAAACCGATGTCCCCAGTGCGAAACCAATCTTTATCGAAGAAAACACCCTCGTTGTCCTTGTTCCAGTAGCCGCGCATTACCTGCGGACCGCGGGCACAAATTTCACCAGTTTCACCCTGGCCTAATTGTTTTCCGTTGTCATCAAAAATAGCGACTTCGGTACTTGGCATTGGTAGTCCAATGGTTCCGCGCTTATGTTTTCCATCCAACGGGTTACAACACAATACAGGCGAAGTTTCGCTCAACCCATAGCCTTCCACCAAGGGACTTTTCGTCACTTCATACCACTTGATAGCAACAGCATCTTGTACGGCCATTCCACCACCTACAGCACCTTTTAGGTGAGAGAAGTCAAGTGTTTTAAATACCGGGTGATTCAGCATTCCATTGAATAACGTATTCACTCCCAGGATAACAGAGAATTTATACTTCTTCAGATCCTTCATAAACCCGTTCATGTCGCGCGGATTGGTAATCAGCACATTTTTCAATCCACTGTAATACATCAACGTCAGGTTTACAGACAACGCAAAGATGTGATACATCGGAATAGCCGTGATCACAATTTCTTGCTCTGAAGTCTCGGTCAGTAGCGGACCAAACCAATACCTGATCATCGCGTTATGCGAAATCAAATTGCGATGCGAAAGTTGCGCCCCCTTGGAAATGCCTGTTGTGCCTCCGGTGTACTGCAGCACCGCTAAATCTTCACGATCAATTTTCGGTTTGTCCAGTTTAAGGCTTGCCCCCTTTTTCATAGCGCTCTTAAAAGCATGAGCGTGGGGCAAGTGATAAGCTGGCACTAATCTCTTAATGTACTTGACAACAAAATTGACAAGCCACCCTTTAAACCCGCCCAGAAGATCGCCCATGTCTGTAATAATGTAATGCCTGGCTGGAATTTTATCGGCAATGGCTTCAAGGTTATGAGCAAAATTGGATACAATCACTAATGCGGAAATGTCTGCATCTTTAAACTGATGTTCCATCTCACGGGCCGTGTACAACGGGTTAGTGTTCACCACTATAAGTCCTGCTTTTAAGGCCCCCATAAACGCAACAGGAAACTGAAGCAGGTTAGGCATTTGTATTGCAATACGCTCCCCTTTTTTCAAGCCCAGATCTTTTTGCAGGTAGGCAGCGAAATCAGTTGATAATTTTTCAACCTCGCGATAGGTCAAACTGCCGCCCAGGTTTTCA
Proteins encoded in this window:
- a CDS encoding AP endonuclease, with the protein product MKNIKGPAIFLAQFLSDEPPFNNLKSICKWASSLGFVGVQIPTWDARVIDLKLAAESKDYTDELRETVESCGLQITELSTHLQGQLVAVNPAYDVMFDGFAPKSVHGKPKERTAWAIEQLKLAAKASKNLGLNAHATFSGALMWHTVYPWPQRPAGLVEDGFKELAKRWLPILNAFDKAGVDVCYEIHPGEDLHDGITFERFWEATGKHSRANILYDPSHFVLQQLDYLQYIDFYHEFIKMFHVKDAEFNPSGKSGVYGGYQDWINRPGRFRSVGDGQVDFKSIFSKLAQYDFEGWAVLEWECCIKHPEQGAKEGAERIKEYIIKVTEKAFDDFASAGKDPKLNRKILGIS
- the fadD gene encoding long-chain-fatty-acid--CoA ligase, which translates into the protein MKDFPWFKKYPKGIPHEISSLEFESLVDLYEASSKKYGDLVAYENLGGSLTYREVEKLSTDFAAYLQKDLGLKKGERIAIQMPNLLQFPVAFMGALKAGLIVVNTNPLYTAREMEHQFKDADISALVIVSNFAHNLEAIADKIPARHYIITDMGDLLGGFKGWLVNFVVKYIKRLVPAYHLPHAHAFKSAMKKGASLKLDKPKIDREDLAVLQYTGGTTGISKGAQLSHRNLISHNAMIRYWFGPLLTETSEQEIVITAIPMYHIFALSVNLTLMYYSGLKNVLITNPRDMNGFMKDLKKYKFSVILGVNTLFNGMLNHPVFKTLDFSHLKGAVGGGMAVQDAVAIKWYEVTKSPLVEGYGLSETSPVLCCNPLDGKHKRGTIGLPMPSTEVAIFDDNGKQLGQGETGEICARGPQVMRGYWNKDNEGVFFDKDWFRTGDIGFMDEDGYFKIVDRKKDMIKVSGFNVFPNEIENVIASHPKVLEVAAIGVPDEKSGEAIKAFIVKRDQSLSEDELRKFCHENLTNYKVPRHFVFRTELPKNNVGKILRRVLKEEEAKVAKV